The following are encoded in a window of Bradyrhizobium sp. WBOS07 genomic DNA:
- a CDS encoding alpha/beta fold hydrolase, translated as MPQPGPMITEDGRFAYEAAGDPNAIPLIFLHGIGGAARAWRRQLATFGKRFRAIAWDMPGYGGSAPLASVSIAALADTLQQFIAQLGATRPILVGHSIGGMIVQKWLVQSPKLARAVVLAQTSPAFGKADGDWQKSFIAARLGPLDRGETMQSLAPSLVKELVGDDPDPAGMELARECMGSVPEASYRAMMLALIGFDQRSTLKDISVPTLLLSGSKDNNAPAPMMAKTATYIPGAEYVELPSVGHLANLERPDAFDEALGRFLNSVTTKA; from the coding sequence GTGCCGCAGCCTGGGCCAATGATAACAGAGGACGGACGCTTCGCCTATGAAGCCGCGGGCGATCCGAATGCGATCCCTCTGATCTTCCTGCATGGCATCGGGGGCGCGGCGCGAGCCTGGCGACGGCAGCTTGCTACGTTCGGCAAACGCTTTCGTGCCATCGCGTGGGACATGCCGGGCTATGGCGGCTCGGCACCGCTCGCGAGCGTCAGCATCGCTGCCCTGGCGGACACGCTCCAGCAATTCATCGCGCAGCTCGGTGCCACCAGACCCATCCTGGTCGGTCACTCGATCGGCGGCATGATCGTCCAGAAATGGCTCGTGCAATCCCCCAAACTGGCGCGCGCGGTCGTGCTGGCGCAGACTAGCCCTGCCTTCGGCAAGGCCGACGGCGACTGGCAGAAATCGTTCATCGCGGCGCGGCTCGGCCCGCTCGATCGCGGCGAGACGATGCAGTCGCTAGCGCCCTCGCTGGTGAAAGAGCTGGTCGGCGACGATCCGGATCCTGCGGGAATGGAGCTTGCGCGCGAATGCATGGGGAGCGTACCCGAGGCAAGCTATCGCGCCATGATGCTCGCTCTCATCGGCTTCGACCAGCGCAGCACACTCAAGGATATCTCGGTCCCCACTCTGCTGCTATCCGGTTCCAAGGACAACAACGCGCCGGCGCCAATGATGGCGAAGACGGCGACCTACATCCCGGGGGCCGAATACGTCGAGCTTCCCAGCGTCGGCCATCTCGCCAACCTCGAGCGGCCTGATGCATTCGACGAGGCCCTCGGCCGTTTTCTGAATTCCGTTACGACCAAAGCGTAA
- a CDS encoding acyl-CoA dehydrogenase family protein codes for MTMQVSKTLGTTDKVALDAPIFDPVAFRLSEEQAGIIARAREIGQTVFADRAATYDREAIFPTENYRDLHRVGLLGIAVPKKHGGLGANYQTYALAAAEIGRYCGATALTWNMHVCSTLWSGPLADDLDMDALTRAEHERRRAIHYKRIVDDGAIYSQPFSEGGAAAAGGVAFGTEAKPVEGGWIVNGKKIFASLSGHADYYGVLCTEIEQGEKASRRNTLYLAISAKSEGVSVVGDWDPLGMRGTVSRTLLFKDVFVPEDSALMPRGVYFQAAMRWPHMFLTLSPTYMGLAQAAYDFTVRYLRGEMPGMPPVKRRMYPTKQIAVAQMQIKLEQIKAIWFQAVTEACANPSKEQVLRAYAAQYSVMEGANELAALAIRTCGGQAMLRSLPLERIYRDSRCGSLMLPWTAELCLDRIGREALYEAGETDD; via the coding sequence ATGACCATGCAAGTCAGCAAGACTCTCGGCACGACTGACAAGGTCGCGCTGGATGCGCCGATCTTCGATCCCGTCGCGTTCCGCCTGAGCGAGGAGCAGGCCGGCATCATCGCCCGCGCAAGGGAGATCGGGCAGACCGTGTTTGCCGATCGCGCCGCCACCTACGATCGCGAGGCAATCTTCCCGACCGAGAATTACCGCGACCTGCATCGCGTCGGCCTGCTCGGCATTGCCGTTCCCAAGAAGCACGGCGGCCTTGGCGCGAACTACCAGACCTACGCCCTGGCAGCCGCCGAGATCGGCCGCTATTGCGGCGCGACCGCGCTGACCTGGAATATGCATGTCTGCTCGACCCTGTGGTCGGGGCCCCTCGCCGACGATCTCGACATGGACGCGCTGACCCGCGCCGAGCACGAACGGAGACGCGCGATCCACTACAAGCGGATCGTCGACGACGGTGCGATCTATTCGCAGCCTTTCTCCGAGGGTGGCGCGGCGGCCGCGGGCGGCGTCGCGTTCGGCACCGAGGCGAAGCCCGTGGAAGGCGGCTGGATCGTCAACGGCAAGAAGATTTTTGCGTCTCTCTCGGGCCACGCCGACTATTACGGCGTGCTCTGCACCGAGATCGAGCAAGGTGAGAAGGCGTCTCGCCGCAACACGCTTTACCTCGCGATATCGGCCAAATCGGAAGGCGTCTCGGTCGTCGGCGATTGGGACCCGCTCGGCATGCGCGGAACGGTGTCGCGCACGCTGCTGTTCAAGGACGTGTTCGTCCCGGAGGATTCCGCGCTGATGCCGCGCGGCGTCTACTTCCAGGCCGCGATGCGCTGGCCGCATATGTTTCTGACTCTGTCGCCAACCTATATGGGCCTGGCGCAAGCCGCCTATGATTTCACCGTGCGTTATCTGCGCGGCGAGATGCCGGGCATGCCGCCGGTCAAGCGCCGGATGTATCCGACCAAGCAGATCGCGGTCGCGCAGATGCAGATCAAGCTGGAGCAGATCAAGGCGATCTGGTTCCAGGCCGTCACCGAGGCCTGCGCCAATCCGAGCAAGGAACAGGTGTTACGGGCTTATGCCGCACAATATTCGGTGATGGAGGGCGCCAATGAGCTAGCGGCGCTCGCGATCCGCACTTGCGGCGGCCAGGCCATGCTCCGCTCCCTGCCGCTGGAGCGGATCTATCGCGACAGCCGCTGCGGCTCGCTGATGCTGCCCTGGACGGCCGAGCTCTGCCTCGACCGGATCGGGCGCGAGGCGCTGTACGAGGCCGGCGAGACGGACGACTGA
- a CDS encoding class I adenylate-forming enzyme family protein → MDLCSLIDRNAAFSPDKTAIVFEGERLSYAAFAARIERTATALKQELGVGRGDRVAILSLNRPDYLVLLYACARLGAMLVPLNWRLAVAEQVFILTDAGAKVLVLERAFEGVLSELAPGTAVVGLDFAPARGTTFEGLLTRSDGTSRNPHTDLSCPLLIVYTSGTTGRPKGAVLRQEALFWNGVMSQHMHNMTSDDHVLTVLPFFHVGGLNIQTTPALQLGATVTVHARFAPDSALAAIERERPTLTVMVPAIIQAVSEHPAWTATDLSSLKAVATGSTIVPPHLIERYVARDVPVLQVYGSTETCPIAIYTRLGGDLSRTGSTGLAGLCCEAKVVDHSGSEVPAGTPGEISVRGPNVFFEYWGNEAATREALHDGWYRTGDIGLCDADGYFWVRDRKKNMIISGGENVYPAEVERVLLEHPDVSECAVIGRPDPRWDEVPIAYVIRRSGSPLEADELRTHIQAQLARYKVPRDIVFVTDLPRTALGKVQHFLLKQLDAQSRAQGEAS, encoded by the coding sequence GTGGATCTCTGCAGCCTGATCGATCGCAACGCGGCGTTCTCGCCAGACAAGACGGCCATTGTCTTCGAAGGCGAACGGCTGAGCTATGCGGCGTTCGCCGCGCGCATCGAGCGGACCGCAACGGCGTTGAAGCAGGAGCTCGGCGTCGGCCGCGGCGACCGCGTCGCGATCCTCAGTCTGAACCGGCCGGATTATCTGGTTCTGCTCTACGCCTGCGCGCGGCTGGGGGCGATGCTGGTGCCGCTGAACTGGCGGCTCGCCGTCGCGGAGCAAGTCTTCATTCTCACCGATGCAGGCGCCAAAGTGCTGGTGCTCGAACGCGCCTTCGAGGGCGTGCTCTCCGAGCTTGCGCCGGGGACAGCCGTCGTCGGCCTCGACTTCGCGCCGGCCCGCGGCACAACCTTCGAAGGCCTGCTGACGCGCAGCGACGGCACCAGCCGCAACCCGCACACCGATCTCTCGTGTCCGCTGCTCATCGTCTACACGTCAGGAACGACCGGACGGCCAAAAGGCGCGGTGCTGCGCCAGGAGGCGCTGTTCTGGAATGGCGTCATGAGCCAGCACATGCATAACATGACGTCCGACGACCACGTGCTGACCGTGCTGCCGTTCTTCCACGTCGGCGGCCTCAACATCCAGACCACGCCGGCGCTGCAGCTAGGCGCGACCGTCACGGTTCACGCGCGCTTCGCGCCTGATAGCGCGCTTGCGGCCATCGAACGGGAACGACCGACGCTCACGGTGATGGTGCCTGCGATCATCCAGGCGGTGAGCGAGCATCCGGCCTGGACAGCCACTGATCTTTCATCACTCAAAGCCGTCGCCACCGGGTCAACCATCGTCCCACCGCACCTGATCGAGCGCTACGTCGCACGAGATGTGCCAGTGCTCCAGGTCTACGGCTCGACCGAGACCTGCCCCATCGCCATCTATACACGGCTGGGCGGCGATCTGTCGCGCACGGGATCGACCGGCCTCGCCGGCCTGTGCTGCGAAGCCAAGGTGGTCGACCATTCCGGCAGCGAGGTACCGGCGGGCACGCCGGGCGAGATCTCGGTGCGCGGACCCAATGTGTTCTTTGAGTATTGGGGCAACGAAGCCGCAACGCGCGAGGCATTGCACGACGGCTGGTACCGCACCGGCGATATCGGCTTGTGCGACGCCGATGGCTATTTCTGGGTCCGCGACCGCAAGAAGAACATGATTATTTCAGGTGGCGAGAACGTTTATCCGGCCGAGGTCGAGCGCGTCCTGCTCGAACATCCCGATGTCAGCGAATGCGCTGTGATCGGCAGGCCAGATCCGCGCTGGGACGAGGTCCCCATCGCTTACGTGATCAGGAGATCCGGCTCACCGCTCGAAGCGGACGAACTCAGAACACATATCCAGGCGCAACTCGCACGGTACAAGGTGCCGCGCGACATCGTCTTCGTCACCGACCTGCCGCGCACGGCGCTGGGCAAGGTCCAGCATTTCCTGCTGAAGCAGCTCGATGCGCAGTCTCGCGCGCAGGGAGAAGCATCTTGA
- a CDS encoding NAD/NADP-dependent octopine/nopaline dehydrogenase family protein produces the protein MKIAVLGGGNGSFAATGDFTLSGHEVRLWRRDADQVAAHRAAGSRILVKDHNGRHDVTLALVTTDIAEAVGGTELILCPAPAFAQADIARLLAPHLRDGQVVFLPPATFGSMIFAQAARDAGNRAKASFAETGTLPWLTRKHGPFEVAITIRAKRLPVGVFPLDQAPHALAVIGRAFPEAIEPCGDALSGALMNAGPIIHPPLIVMNAGPIEHFERWDIHKEGTQAAIRRVTDALDAERIAVREALGYGAPHFPLAHHYAKEGEIWMYGRGSHDRLTDSGDWRERIVLTEHRYMREDLRLGLSLLVSVAGLAGVATPLAKAFLSIGGAVCGEDFAQGGRTLKTLGLDNLGKAELQTLLRNGY, from the coding sequence TTGAAGATTGCGGTTCTGGGTGGGGGAAACGGCTCTTTCGCGGCCACGGGCGATTTTACGCTATCAGGACACGAGGTGCGGCTTTGGCGCCGCGATGCCGACCAGGTCGCGGCGCATCGCGCCGCCGGCTCGCGCATCCTGGTGAAGGACCATAACGGCCGCCACGACGTGACGCTCGCGTTGGTCACGACCGACATCGCCGAGGCCGTCGGCGGAACGGAGCTGATCCTGTGCCCCGCCCCTGCCTTCGCGCAAGCAGATATCGCCCGCCTGCTTGCCCCGCATCTGCGCGATGGCCAGGTCGTCTTCTTGCCGCCGGCGACATTTGGCTCGATGATCTTCGCCCAAGCCGCGCGGGACGCCGGCAACCGCGCCAAGGCGAGCTTTGCCGAAACCGGGACGCTGCCGTGGCTGACGCGCAAGCACGGACCATTCGAAGTCGCCATCACCATCCGCGCCAAACGGCTTCCGGTCGGCGTATTTCCGCTCGACCAGGCGCCGCACGCCCTCGCCGTGATCGGACGGGCTTTCCCCGAAGCGATCGAACCGTGCGGAGACGCATTGTCCGGCGCGCTGATGAATGCCGGCCCGATCATCCATCCGCCGCTGATCGTGATGAACGCCGGCCCGATCGAGCACTTCGAGAGATGGGATATCCACAAGGAAGGCACGCAGGCCGCGATTCGGCGGGTCACGGATGCGCTCGACGCCGAGCGGATTGCCGTGCGCGAGGCGCTCGGCTATGGCGCGCCACATTTCCCGCTCGCTCATCATTACGCGAAGGAAGGCGAGATCTGGATGTACGGCCGCGGCTCGCACGACCGCCTGACCGATTCCGGCGATTGGCGCGAACGAATCGTGCTGACCGAGCATCGTTATATGCGCGAGGACCTGCGGCTCGGGCTGTCGCTGCTGGTCTCCGTCGCCGGCCTGGCTGGCGTGGCCACTCCCTTGGCCAAAGCGTTCCTGTCGATTGGCGGCGCGGTCTGCGGCGAGGATTTTGCGCAAGGCGGCCGAACGCTCAAGACACTGGGCCTCGACAATCTCGGCAAGGCTGAATTGCAGACGCTGCTTCGCAATGGATACTGA
- a CDS encoding 3-hydroxybutyryl-CoA dehydrogenase, translated as MTRRANIACLGAGRMGRGIAVAFAYAGHKVTMIDVKARSAEEFAKLEGDALGEIGKTFASLSKLGLLTEGHVDPLIARVSVVPAGQSGAALSEAGMVFEGVPEVVELKREVLGAASRQVQPDTIIASTTSTILVDDLSGAIVNPRRFLNVHWLNPAYLIPLVEVSPGKATDPTIIDEVKNLLEGIGKVPVICAATPGFIVPRIQALAMNEAARMVEEGVASAEEIDKAIRYGFGFRYAVLGLLEFIDWGGGDILYYASRYLEGALGSDRYRAPDVISRNMHKGRIGLRTGAGFLDYSGMDVDAYRAKRLQAMVDLLRHFDLARPPVLDPD; from the coding sequence ATGACGCGTCGCGCCAACATCGCCTGTCTCGGCGCTGGCCGCATGGGACGCGGCATTGCCGTCGCGTTCGCCTATGCAGGGCACAAGGTCACGATGATCGATGTCAAGGCGCGTTCCGCGGAGGAGTTCGCCAAGCTGGAGGGGGACGCGCTGGGTGAAATCGGCAAGACCTTTGCCAGCCTGTCGAAGCTGGGACTGCTGACCGAAGGGCATGTTGACCCGCTGATCGCGCGGGTCTCGGTGGTGCCCGCTGGCCAGAGCGGCGCAGCACTATCCGAAGCCGGCATGGTCTTCGAGGGCGTCCCGGAGGTCGTCGAGCTCAAGCGGGAGGTGCTCGGGGCGGCTTCAAGGCAGGTTCAACCTGACACGATCATTGCATCGACCACATCGACGATTCTTGTCGACGATCTCTCAGGCGCGATCGTAAATCCCCGCCGCTTTCTCAACGTGCACTGGCTCAATCCAGCCTACCTCATTCCGCTTGTCGAGGTTTCGCCTGGGAAGGCCACCGACCCCACCATCATCGACGAGGTCAAGAACCTGCTGGAAGGCATCGGCAAGGTGCCGGTGATCTGCGCGGCGACGCCCGGCTTCATCGTGCCGCGCATCCAGGCGCTGGCAATGAACGAGGCCGCGCGCATGGTCGAGGAAGGCGTCGCCAGCGCGGAAGAGATCGACAAGGCGATTCGCTACGGCTTCGGCTTCCGCTATGCCGTGCTCGGCCTGCTCGAATTCATCGATTGGGGCGGCGGCGACATCCTCTACTACGCGAGCCGCTATCTCGAGGGCGCGCTCGGCAGCGACCGCTATCGGGCACCGGACGTCATTTCCCGCAACATGCATAAGGGCCGCATCGGCCTGCGCACAGGCGCCGGCTTCCTCGATTATTCAGGGATGGACGTCGATGCCTATCGCGCGAAGCGCCTGCAGGCCATGGTGGATTTGCTCCGCCACTTCGATCTGGCACGTCCGCCGGTGCTCGATCCCGACTAG
- a CDS encoding peptidase M29 — translation MLADRIEAKWIDAFCEIFERCAVKAGDTAAILSETQSRALNVHLAELALLRMGARPFHVVMPTPRNRNIVPVRSTGASEAIQKLGPVITALQQAGFVVDCTVEGLMHAVETPEILKAGARILVISNEHPEALERMVPDSALEKRVRAAAKMLRGTKRMRVTSKAGTALDVDMVGASTVGVWGWTDKPGTLAHWPGGIVVSFPKSGTINGTLVMAPGDINLTFKRYLTSAVKMTLKDDYVVELEGEGTDAAMMRAYLAAWGDREAYAVSHVGFGMNPGARYEALSMYDQRDTNGTEIRAVSGNFLFSTGANEFAGRYTAGHFDLPMMGTTIELDGVAVVREGVLQDVFG, via the coding sequence ATGCTGGCTGACCGCATCGAGGCAAAATGGATCGACGCATTTTGCGAGATTTTCGAGCGATGCGCCGTCAAGGCCGGCGATACTGCGGCGATCCTGTCGGAGACGCAGTCGCGGGCGTTGAACGTTCATCTGGCGGAGCTCGCGCTGCTGCGCATGGGCGCGCGGCCGTTTCACGTGGTGATGCCGACGCCGCGCAACCGGAACATCGTTCCGGTTCGCTCCACCGGCGCGAGCGAGGCGATCCAGAAGCTTGGTCCGGTCATCACCGCGCTGCAGCAGGCGGGCTTCGTAGTCGATTGCACCGTCGAAGGCCTGATGCATGCGGTGGAGACGCCCGAGATCCTCAAGGCCGGAGCACGGATCCTGGTGATCTCCAACGAGCATCCCGAAGCGCTGGAGCGGATGGTGCCGGATTCCGCGCTCGAGAAGCGCGTTCGCGCGGCGGCGAAGATGCTGCGGGGGACCAAGCGGATGCGCGTGACCTCGAAGGCCGGCACAGCGCTCGACGTCGATATGGTCGGCGCATCCACTGTGGGTGTGTGGGGCTGGACCGACAAGCCCGGCACGCTGGCGCATTGGCCCGGGGGCATCGTCGTCAGCTTTCCCAAGAGCGGGACGATCAACGGCACGCTGGTGATGGCGCCAGGCGATATCAATCTCACGTTCAAGCGTTACCTGACGTCGGCCGTGAAGATGACTCTGAAGGACGACTATGTCGTCGAACTAGAGGGCGAGGGCACCGATGCCGCGATGATGCGTGCCTATCTCGCAGCCTGGGGCGATCGCGAGGCCTATGCGGTCTCGCATGTCGGCTTCGGCATGAACCCCGGTGCGCGTTATGAGGCGCTCTCGATGTACGACCAGCGCGACACCAACGGCACGGAGATCCGGGCCGTCTCCGGCAATTTCCTGTTCTCGACCGGCGCGAACGAATTCGCCGGCCGCTACACGGCGGGTCATTTCGACCTGCCGATGATGGGAACGACGATCGAGCTCGATGGCGTCGCGGTGGTCCGGGAAGGCGTGCTTCAGGACGTCTTCGGCTAG
- a CDS encoding ABC transporter permease → MPRLLSANVLLGIAPIALIIALWQGLVSFGFAPAVLLPPPGFVFGRLLQQLATWTFQQEIAATLIRLFAGFAIAVVLGVSIGIAAAASPAINAVVRPIVRVLAPLPKVALYPALLLLLGFGHGSKVTLVAADALFPILLSTYYGASTVEQKLIWSAMAAGTPRIQILFRVVLPAAMPSILTGCRIGLVISCIVVFLAEMITSTDGLGHALVTAARTFQAVDMFVPLITISLLGLILNALLGALRSYLLRGFPEA, encoded by the coding sequence ATGCCGCGCCTTCTTTCCGCAAACGTCCTTCTTGGCATTGCCCCGATCGCGCTGATCATCGCCCTGTGGCAGGGGCTGGTGTCATTCGGCTTTGCGCCCGCGGTCTTGCTGCCGCCCCCGGGCTTCGTCTTCGGCCGGCTGCTCCAGCAGCTCGCGACGTGGACCTTCCAGCAGGAAATCGCGGCGACCCTGATCCGGCTGTTTGCCGGGTTCGCCATTGCGGTCGTGCTCGGTGTCAGCATCGGCATTGCCGCTGCGGCAAGTCCAGCGATCAACGCCGTGGTTCGGCCCATTGTCCGCGTCCTAGCCCCGCTGCCCAAGGTTGCGCTCTATCCGGCGCTCTTGCTCTTGCTCGGGTTTGGCCACGGATCGAAGGTCACCTTGGTGGCCGCGGATGCGCTCTTTCCCATTCTGCTCTCGACCTATTATGGTGCGTCAACCGTCGAGCAGAAGCTGATCTGGTCGGCCATGGCGGCGGGAACGCCGCGCATCCAGATTCTGTTCAGGGTGGTGCTGCCGGCGGCGATGCCGTCGATCCTGACCGGATGCCGGATCGGACTTGTCATTTCCTGCATCGTGGTGTTTCTGGCCGAGATGATCACGTCGACGGACGGATTGGGGCACGCGCTCGTGACCGCGGCGCGAACCTTCCAGGCTGTCGACATGTTCGTGCCACTGATCACGATCTCGCTGTTGGGGCTGATCCTGAACGCCTTGTTGGGAGCCCTGCGGTCGTACCTCTTGCGCGGCTTTCCAGAAGCGTGA
- a CDS encoding ABC transporter permease codes for MMLPAALIRRAAPVLVCIGLLAVWQVASIVLKNDSFPTAVEAIRAIPDILGDKESLLNILASLRRMALGFCVAVLISIPLGLLMGRSRSVAAFFNPLLMVIYPVPKAALMPIIMLWLGVGDITKTLVIFLGVSLPVIYHSFEGAKAVEEKMLWSGAAMGLSPVQRLVRIVLPAALPEILTGCRTGLVLALITMITSEMIARQSGAGNILFNALDMGQYDTVFAMIIIVGAMGICLDAIFERVRARLVRWSEPQFDMPLSFS; via the coding sequence ATGATGTTGCCGGCAGCCCTGATCAGACGAGCCGCTCCGGTGCTGGTTTGTATCGGGTTGCTCGCGGTGTGGCAGGTTGCGTCGATCGTGCTCAAGAACGACAGCTTCCCGACCGCGGTCGAGGCGATCCGGGCGATTCCGGACATTCTCGGCGACAAGGAATCCCTCCTCAACATCCTGGCTTCGCTTCGCCGCATGGCTCTCGGGTTCTGCGTGGCGGTGCTGATCTCGATTCCGCTGGGCCTGTTGATGGGACGCAGCCGGAGCGTTGCGGCCTTTTTCAATCCGCTCCTGATGGTGATTTATCCGGTGCCGAAGGCCGCCTTGATGCCGATCATCATGCTGTGGCTGGGCGTTGGCGACATCACGAAGACATTGGTGATATTCCTCGGTGTCAGCCTTCCCGTGATCTATCACAGCTTCGAGGGCGCCAAGGCTGTCGAAGAGAAGATGCTGTGGTCGGGCGCCGCGATGGGACTTTCACCCGTTCAGCGCCTGGTGCGGATCGTACTGCCCGCGGCGCTGCCGGAAATCCTGACCGGCTGCCGCACCGGTCTGGTGCTTGCGCTGATCACGATGATTACCAGCGAGATGATCGCCCGGCAGTCAGGGGCCGGCAACATCCTGTTCAATGCGCTCGACATGGGCCAGTACGACACCGTCTTTGCGATGATCATCATCGTGGGCGCCATGGGAATCTGCCTCGATGCCATTTTCGAAAGGGTTCGTGCCAGGCTCGTGCGTTGGTCCGAGCCTCAGTTCGACATGCCGCTGAGTTTCTCCTGA
- a CDS encoding ABC transporter ATP-binding protein, translating to MTVVPARSSEWVRPVTSREPASAIIEIDRVSQVFQTSARRDHVALSDISLTIEERAFVSILGPSGCGKSTLLYIVGGFVNPTSGAAKMKGQAITGPGPDRGPVFQEFALFPWKTVLGNVMYGPRQQGVRASEAEAQSLALLEMVGLKGYENFYPKELSGGMKQRVALARTLAYHPEVLLMDEPFGALDAHTRTRLQNDLLNIWERDRKTVLFVTHSVDEAVFLSDKVVMMSKSPGRIREVIDIDLPRPRRRSELLLDPRYQKYVVDIERMFDESDEAGTAV from the coding sequence ATGACGGTGGTGCCTGCGAGATCGAGCGAATGGGTGAGACCGGTGACATCACGAGAACCGGCTTCGGCAATCATCGAGATTGATCGCGTCTCGCAGGTCTTTCAGACCTCCGCGCGCAGGGATCATGTGGCGCTCTCGGACATCTCGCTGACGATCGAGGAGAGAGCCTTCGTCTCCATCCTGGGTCCGTCGGGCTGCGGCAAGTCGACACTGCTTTATATCGTCGGCGGTTTCGTCAACCCGACCAGCGGTGCGGCGAAGATGAAGGGACAGGCGATCACGGGCCCCGGTCCAGACCGCGGGCCGGTGTTCCAGGAATTTGCGCTGTTTCCGTGGAAGACCGTGCTCGGCAACGTGATGTATGGCCCCCGCCAACAAGGTGTGCGCGCTAGCGAGGCCGAAGCGCAGAGCTTGGCCTTGCTCGAGATGGTCGGCCTCAAGGGTTACGAGAACTTCTATCCCAAGGAGTTGTCGGGCGGCATGAAGCAACGCGTGGCGCTGGCCCGGACGCTGGCCTACCATCCCGAAGTTCTCCTGATGGACGAACCGTTCGGTGCGCTCGACGCCCATACGCGGACCCGCTTGCAGAACGACCTTCTCAACATCTGGGAGCGCGATCGCAAGACGGTGCTGTTCGTCACTCATTCGGTTGACGAGGCCGTCTTCCTCTCCGACAAAGTCGTCATGATGTCGAAATCGCCCGGCCGCATCCGCGAGGTCATCGACATCGATCTACCGCGGCCGCGCCGTCGCAGCGAGCTATTGCTCGACCCGCGCTATCAGAAGTACGTCGTCGATATCGAGCGCATGTTCGATGAAAGCGACGAAGCCGGGACTGCGGTATGA